In a genomic window of Ardenticatenales bacterium:
- a CDS encoding RHS repeat-associated core domain-containing protein, translated as MNYNNSGGMVGGSRARYLPFGSYRTAPTHLQPAGLPYTDRGFTGQKHNDDVGLIYYNARYYLPGIGRFVSADTFVPDATNPQSHNRFSYTYNNPIKYTDPSGHCVFVPPFDTIACIALLTLTLTGDTPLPPPNYPVNAPGPGVCSLSLPNCFGDIVYLKDFSGYGEDNPIPIAEFEEFADKVAEDLYTHDLTWPGYLSDRGTYDTPFCNGGESERRTGDSDAPNGLWPANQQVCIETIGCSGRSEVNYIAQGMWGAATGEPLPISEAIVRLWKGWEYGEKPSEDTLFWLQYGYDYYLHWREEQE; from the coding sequence ATGAATTATAACAATAGCGGGGGCATGGTCGGCGGCAGCCGGGCCCGCTACCTCCCCTTCGGCAGCTACCGCACCGCCCCCACGCACTTGCAACCCGCAGGGTTGCCCTACACCGACCGCGGCTTCACCGGTCAAAAACACAACGATGACGTTGGACTCATTTATTACAACGCTCGCTACTATCTGCCGGGCATCGGTCGGTTTGTGAGCGCGGATACTTTCGTGCCAGATGCCACAAATCCCCAATCCCATAACCGCTTCAGCTATACGTACAATAACCCGATTAAATACACGGATCCAAGTGGGCATTGTGTATTTGTCCCCCCGTTTGACACAATAGCTTGTATTGCGCTACTGACACTTACATTAACGGGTGATACACCTTTACCCCCTCCCAATTACCCAGTCAATGCTCCGGGTCCAGGAGTATGTAGTTTGTCACTACCTAACTGTTTCGGTGATATAGTTTATCTGAAAGATTTTTCGGGATATGGTGAGGACAACCCGATACCAATTGCAGAATTTGAAGAATTCGCAGATAAAGTTGCTGAAGATTTGTATACACACGATCTTACCTGGCCAGGGTATCTGTCTGACCGGGGAACATACGATACGCCATTTTGCAATGGCGGCGAATCAGAGCGACGTACCGGTGATTCTGATGCGCCAAATGGGCTATGGCCTGCCAATCAACAAGTATGTATTGAAACCATCGGCTGTTCAGGGCGCTCCGAAGTAAACTACATTGCTCAAGGGATGTGGGGAGCGGCCACAGGGGAACCTCTGCCTATCTCGGAAGCAATCGTTCGACTGTGGAAAGGATGGGAATATGGGGAAAAACCATCAGAGGATACACTATTCTGGCTTCAATATGGGTATGACTATTATCTGCACTGGCGGGAAGAACAGGAGTAG
- a CDS encoding RHS repeat-associated core domain-containing protein: MPVFDDLKEPLTPHIRCDGLPPQGITIPTAETSTTAPWLNLIPGGSYSWNVKACYTLTCGDSSDWSAPFTFSYLYQPTATPPAPTATPTPGGGTIAPTPTPYECPTALQEPPDGSTQSEPPTLMWADPCAPGGDVLTAGWHQVEITGQNQSPIILIVAAESYDTGWLLLLPDSYTWRVRACQDEDCVQAGSWPEAWTFTYDDPVPTPTPQNPQGHGDDGGIQSGYTIVQRSVYFLAGQAVAIRQVVEGGTNSLLHLHTDHLGSNSVMSYNNGGGMVGGSRTRYLPFGAYRTAPSQTFTDRGYTGQQHNDDLGLIYYNARYYLPSVGRFLSADTIVPDAGNPQSFNHYSYVYNNPLIFVDPSGHFTQEAIWDYVYDSLCSGIDSCTETVINAWQADEFWWAMLLAVEAGDTVYGYLNWDWGYTSLSFAFYYQFVGRGNTSLDGLSGFLPGVNSMTPSLINLFTGRRKGSLGSSYSFDWHGVFRGKGVSATPVFLHPNKTKLSASRRQMYQPGSGYVNDPTAGDYYTSAGLAVLGEGIEQTVCDAIPVPGCSFIWNGFLAYEETRLGGYLPEPDFVVRNGPVFYYYMFRGDGYLPSDFSGAVGEGFLTVYYSVQQ; encoded by the coding sequence ATGCCTGTTTTTGATGATCTAAAAGAGCCACTCACTCCACATATTCGTTGCGACGGCCTGCCTCCGCAAGGCATCACCATCCCCACCGCGGAGACCAGCACCACCGCCCCCTGGCTCAACCTCATCCCCGGCGGCAGCTACAGTTGGAACGTGAAAGCGTGCTACACCCTCACCTGCGGCGACAGCAGCGACTGGTCCGCCCCCTTCACCTTCTCCTACCTCTACCAACCCACCGCCACCCCGCCCGCCCCCACCGCCACCCCCACACCCGGTGGCGGCACCATCGCCCCCACCCCCACCCCCTACGAATGCCCCACCGCCCTGCAAGAGCCGCCCGACGGCTCCACGCAGAGCGAACCACCCACCCTCATGTGGGCAGACCCCTGCGCTCCCGGCGGCGACGTCCTCACCGCCGGCTGGCACCAGGTGGAGATAACGGGACAGAACCAATCCCCCATCATCCTCATCGTCGCCGCCGAAAGCTACGACACCGGCTGGCTGCTCCTCCTCCCCGACAGCTACACCTGGCGCGTCCGTGCCTGTCAGGACGAAGACTGCGTCCAGGCCGGCTCCTGGCCCGAAGCGTGGACCTTCACCTACGACGACCCCGTCCCCACCCCCACCCCACAAAACCCACAAGGCCACGGCGACGACGGCGGCATCCAGAGCGGCTACACCATCGTCCAACGCAGCGTCTACTTCCTCGCCGGGCAGGCCGTCGCCATACGGCAAGTAGTCGAGGGCGGTACAAATAGCCTGCTGCACCTACACACGGACCATTTAGGCAGCAACAGCGTCATGAGTTATAACAATGGCGGGGGCATGGTCGGCGGCAGCCGCACCCGCTACCTCCCCTTCGGCGCCTACCGCACCGCCCCCAGCCAAACCTTTACAGACCGCGGCTACACCGGCCAGCAACACAACGACGACCTCGGCCTCATTTATTACAACGCCCGCTACTACCTGCCCAGCGTGGGGCGGTTCCTGAGCGCGGATACGATTGTACCGGATGCCGGCAATCCCCAATCCTTCAATCACTATTCATATGTTTACAACAATCCGCTTATATTTGTTGATCCTTCCGGGCATTTTACACAAGAAGCTATATGGGACTATGTGTATGACAGCTTGTGTAGCGGCATAGATAGTTGTACTGAAACAGTCATCAACGCCTGGCAAGCTGATGAATTTTGGTGGGCAATGTTGTTAGCAGTGGAGGCGGGAGACACTGTGTATGGTTATCTGAATTGGGACTGGGGATATACTTCGCTTTCTTTTGCTTTCTATTATCAATTCGTTGGTAGAGGAAACACGAGCTTAGATGGCCTGTCTGGATTTTTGCCAGGAGTTAATAGTATGACCCCAAGCCTTATTAATCTTTTTACAGGTCGGAGGAAGGGATCTTTAGGTTCTTCTTATTCATTTGATTGGCACGGAGTGTTCAGAGGAAAAGGGGTTTCTGCGACACCTGTGTTCTTACATCCGAACAAGACGAAATTATCCGCATCGAGGAGGCAAATGTATCAGCCAGGCTCTGGATATGTAAATGACCCAACTGCGGGCGACTACTACACAAGCGCCGGATTGGCTGTGTTGGGTGAAGGAATAGAACAGACTGTATGTGATGCCATCCCCGTTCCAGGTTGCAGCTTTATCTGGAATGGCTTCCTAGCATATGAGGAAACCAGGCTTGGAGGTTACCTTCCAGAACCAGATTTCGTAGTCCGTAATGGGCCAGTTTTCTATTACTATATGTTCCGTGGAGATGGCTATCTTCCCAGCGATTTTTCGGGAGCAGTTGGTGAGGGTTTCCTTACTGTCTATTACTCAGTTCAGCAATAG
- a CDS encoding RHS repeat-associated core domain-containing protein, which translates to MSYNNGGGMVGGSRTRYLPFGAYRTAPTQTYTDLGYTSQKHNDDLGLIYYNARYYVPGIARFASADTIVPDASNPQSFNRYVYGLNNPLRYTDPTGHLSEDEIKDYFGYEADENMTLRDRMIEAGWQDFLVDWLLNPDTHFGDVFTYENSSGGFGEAMLALFETQSVGSGVYEGGFYGVGRSRVGQRVHRSSVHSLNDDTPQAVSLEQAFAENFDALPRKTGSDSRNYYDPVMYTDLNSAKWSYLGTGFAVTGAVATGAVIVAACASNPAGWIACGGAALTTGWGGISATATFLGTATTLITPPDPTQYPLLQIPVIYGNAPISWGWGQPSGYYDR; encoded by the coding sequence ATGAGTTATAACAATGGCGGGGGCATGGTCGGCGGCAGCCGCACCCGCTACCTCCCCTTCGGCGCCTACCGCACCGCCCCCACCCAAACCTATACCGACCTGGGCTACACCAGCCAGAAGCACAATGACGACCTCGGCCTCATCTACTACAATGCGCGGTATTATGTCCCTGGTATCGCCCGCTTTGCCAGCGCGGATACGATTGTGCCGGATGCTTCCAATCCTCAATCCTTCAACAGATACGTCTATGGGCTGAATAACCCGCTTCGCTATACAGACCCTACAGGACATCTCTCAGAAGATGAGATAAAGGATTATTTTGGATACGAAGCGGATGAAAACATGACATTGAGAGACAGAATGATAGAGGCTGGGTGGCAAGATTTTCTTGTTGATTGGTTGTTAAATCCGGATACACATTTTGGTGATGTATTTACCTATGAGAACAGTTCCGGCGGTTTTGGCGAAGCGATGCTTGCCTTGTTTGAAACGCAATCTGTAGGTTCTGGAGTCTATGAGGGTGGTTTTTATGGCGTTGGGCGATCACGAGTAGGCCAGCGAGTCCATAGAAGCTCCGTACATTCGCTGAATGATGACACACCACAAGCTGTTTCATTGGAACAAGCTTTTGCAGAAAACTTTGACGCCCTACCCAGAAAAACTGGTTCAGACAGCAGAAACTACTATGATCCGGTAATGTACACCGATCTAAATTCAGCAAAATGGAGTTATTTAGGGACAGGATTTGCAGTTACGGGTGCGGTCGCAACAGGCGCTGTAATTGTTGCGGCCTGTGCATCAAATCCGGCCGGTTGGATTGCTTGTGGGGGAGCTGCTCTAACTACCGGATGGGGAGGGATTTCTGCAACAGCTACCTTTTTGGGTACGGCTACAACTTTGATAACCCCACCGGATCCAACGCAGTACCCATTACTTCAAATCCCAGTCATTTATGGGAACGCTCCCATTTCTTGGGGTTGGGGGCAACCTTCAGGATATTATGATCGGTGA
- a CDS encoding IS110 family transposase, translating to MPAELQTAVQTLLCLTLDHIAFLEKQAVQVEHCLTQEMETAHPEVSHLINIKGLGVVLAAGIAAEIGDLQRFFAGQKWDKRRRRFRDKNLRDVEDAVAKYAGLWWPRHSSGDFEGDERRLSKQGNHFLRYYLVEAADKLRQYQPEYQTFYERKYRETKKHQHKRALVLTARKSVGLFVGLLHRNEPYRPQEAEC from the coding sequence TTGCCGGCCGAACTGCAAACAGCCGTTCAGACCTTGTTATGCCTGACCCTCGACCACATCGCCTTTCTGGAAAAGCAAGCCGTTCAGGTGGAACATTGTTTGACCCAAGAGATGGAGACCGCTCATCCTGAAGTCAGTCACCTGATCAACATCAAAGGCTTGGGCGTTGTCCTGGCTGCTGGTATCGCGGCAGAGATAGGTGACTTGCAACGCTTCTTTGCCGGTCAGAAGTGGGACAAACGCCGTCGGCGGTTTCGGGACAAGAACCTGCGCGATGTCGAAGATGCCGTCGCCAAATACGCCGGTCTCTGGTGGCCGCGTCATAGTTCGGGTGATTTTGAGGGGGATGAACGGCGATTGAGCAAGCAGGGCAATCACTTCTTGCGCTATTACCTGGTGGAAGCGGCTGATAAATTGCGCCAATATCAGCCTGAATACCAGACGTTCTATGAGCGCAAGTACCGCGAAACCAAGAAACATCAGCACAAACGAGCGTTAGTTCTCACCGCTCGCAAAAGCGTTGGGCTGTTTGTCGGTCTGCTCCACCGCAACGAGCCTTATCGCCCCCAGGAGGCCGAATGCTGA